Proteins encoded together in one Lepisosteus oculatus isolate fLepOcu1 chromosome 2, fLepOcu1.hap2, whole genome shotgun sequence window:
- the LOC102692057 gene encoding trace amine-associated receptor 13c-like, with amino-acid sequence MEVTRSEETQLVHFCFPSNNASCHKEIRSTAAYVSLYTVMAVAVGLTVCGNLLVIISISHFKQLHTPTNLLLLSLAVADFLVGATVMPLSITTLIETCWYFGDILCSFYKSLDCVLISVSLCNLVLIAIDRYFAVCDPFFYSTKITVNVMYLLILLSWFISPLYVIILLYVNGNFSDSKALNLCLGECVFIMNETWATIDMVTSFILPCSVMTTLYIKIFIVAKRHAKVINSLKNNNSKKEKILSKTNKRKAEKTLGIVVFAFLLCWVPYYIWSLIIEKITISRFISLYFPCVLVYLNSSINPIIYALFYPWFQKSAKLILTFKICYIASSFNSLFPDNK; translated from the coding sequence ATGGAAGTCACTCGTTCAGAAGAAACACAATTggtgcatttttgttttccatctAACAATGCATCTTGTCATAAAGAAATTCGATCTACAGCAGCGTATGTTTCTCTGTACACAGTGATGGCTGTGGCTGTTGGACTAACAGTGTGTGGGAATCTGTTGGTGATCATCTCCATCTCTCACTTCAAGCAGCTCCACACACCAACAAACCTGCTACTCCTTTCGCTGGCTGTGGCTGACTTTCTAGTAGGAGCGACTGTGATGCCATTAAGTATTACAACCTTAATAGAAACCTGCTGGTACTTTGGGGACATTCTTTGCTCTTTTTACAAATCACTTGACTGTGTTCTGATTTCAGTTTCTCTTTGTAATCTGGTGTTAATCGCCATAGATCGTTACTTTGCTGTGTGTGACCCATTCTTTTATTCTACAAAAATAACAGTGAATGTGATGTACTTATTAATATTACTCAGCTGGTTCATATCTCCATTGTATGTGATAATTTTGCTTTATGTAAATGGCAATTTTAGTGATTCTAAAGCACTAAATCTCTGTCTTGGAGAGTGTGTGTTTATAATGAATGAAACATGGGCAACAATTGATATGGTTACTTCTTTTATATTGCCTTGCTCTGTTATGACAACTCTATATATAAAGATTTTTATAGTTGCAAAAAGGCATGCAAAAGTaattaattctttaaaaaataataattctaagAAAGAAAAGATATTATCAAAAACCAACAAAAGAAAAGCTGAAAAGACATTAGGAATTGTAGTGTTTGCCTTTCTTCTTTGTTGGGTGCCATATTACATTTGGTCACTAATTATAGAAAAGATTACAATATCCAGatttatttcactttatttCCCTTGTGTGTTAGTTTATCTTAACTCTTCTATTAATCCAATTATTTATGCTCTGTTTTATCCTTGGTTTCAGAAGTCGGCAAAACTaatattaacttttaaaatatgttatataGCATCTTCTTTCAATAGCCTGTTTCCagacaacaaataa